A genomic window from Planococcus rifietoensis includes:
- a CDS encoding SDR family oxidoreductase, with protein MPVMDLFDLTGKTAIVTGGGRGLGAQIAEGFAEAGANVVLCSRKVEACEEVAKQLEAKGVKTLALACDVTNPQDVKNVVEKTVEAFGTIDILVNNSGASWGAPVSEMPLEAWNKVMAVNVTGTFLMSQAVGEVMIPQNSGKIINIASVAGLGGIDPQLMDAIGYNTSKGAVITFTKDLAAKWGRHNIKVNAIAPGFFPTKMSKDVMKHGEEGLLARTPLNRFGTDEDLKGAALFLAAKASDYVTGDVVMVDGGMHAM; from the coding sequence ATGCCAGTGATGGATTTATTCGATTTAACCGGAAAGACAGCAATCGTGACAGGAGGCGGCAGGGGGCTTGGTGCACAGATTGCGGAAGGTTTTGCCGAAGCTGGCGCCAATGTGGTGCTATGTTCACGAAAAGTAGAAGCGTGCGAGGAAGTCGCTAAGCAACTCGAAGCGAAGGGCGTGAAAACTTTGGCGCTCGCTTGTGACGTCACCAATCCACAAGACGTTAAAAATGTTGTCGAGAAGACTGTCGAGGCGTTCGGGACGATTGATATTCTCGTAAACAATTCAGGGGCTTCCTGGGGAGCGCCTGTGTCAGAGATGCCGCTTGAAGCATGGAATAAAGTGATGGCGGTCAATGTCACGGGGACGTTTCTCATGAGCCAGGCTGTGGGGGAAGTGATGATTCCGCAAAACAGCGGCAAGATCATCAACATCGCTTCAGTCGCCGGGCTCGGGGGAATCGACCCGCAGTTGATGGATGCGATCGGCTACAATACAAGCAAAGGCGCGGTCATCACGTTCACAAAAGACTTGGCGGCAAAATGGGGGCGCCATAACATCAAAGTCAACGCCATCGCACCTGGCTTCTTCCCGACGAAAATGTCGAAAGACGTGATGAAGCATGGCGAGGAAGGCTTGCTGGCAAGAACGCCGTTAAACCGTTTCGGGACAGACGAAGACTTGAAAGGCGCGGCTTTGTTCCTGGCGGCGAAAGCTTCGGATTATGTGACAGGCGATGTCGTGATGGTCGACGGCGGCATGCACGCCATGTAA
- a CDS encoding carbon starvation protein A, with translation MNAIALAAMGLFIFVLGYRFYSKFVAEKIFKLDPNYVTPAHRYKDGVDFVPTNKFVLWGHHFTSVAGAAPILGPAIAVYWGWLPAVLWVVFGTVFAAGVHDFGTLALSVRNKGQSVGTLAHRLIGQRGKVLFLFIILILVLMVNAVFAWVIANLFISYPASVIPVFIQIPLAVWIGYAAYKKNMKMLIPSLIALAIMYGTAVISSQVDFLQIDLVRYMGGEEGAGLFGLGAISSAFFIWIVVLMIYVYIASTLPVWKLLQPRDFINSHQLIVGLAILYLGLLFTNPEITAPATNPGADVSWFPLLFITIACGAISGFHGLVSSGTSSKQLDKETDARFVGYLGAVGEGVLALISIIAVITLFPDRAAFSASYSSFADASGAGLGNFIEGATVLASGLMIPGSVASTIVSIIVVSFAATTLDTSVRLMRYIISELGVEYKVPQLEKKHVATSIAVLSSMALVILPEGPNGFGSGGYLLWPLFGTSNQLLAGISLLLISIWLRKLGRNYMITIIPMIFLMFMTLWAMFQQVFLQWAWYNEGSNTLLFVFGAIIFVFTLWIILTAAQALMSKSNPGFSDEDLK, from the coding sequence GTGAATGCAATTGCTTTAGCTGCTATGGGGTTATTTATATTCGTTCTCGGATACCGGTTTTATTCCAAGTTCGTAGCAGAAAAGATCTTCAAGCTTGACCCGAATTACGTGACACCGGCCCACCGTTACAAAGATGGCGTCGACTTTGTCCCGACCAATAAGTTCGTCTTATGGGGACATCATTTTACCTCCGTTGCGGGGGCTGCACCGATTCTTGGGCCGGCCATCGCCGTTTATTGGGGCTGGCTGCCGGCGGTCCTGTGGGTCGTCTTCGGTACGGTGTTCGCTGCCGGCGTCCATGACTTCGGTACGCTCGCGCTTTCGGTCCGCAACAAAGGGCAATCCGTCGGGACGCTCGCCCACCGTTTGATCGGCCAGCGCGGGAAAGTGTTATTCTTGTTTATCATCTTAATCTTGGTTCTTATGGTCAATGCAGTATTTGCCTGGGTCATCGCGAATTTGTTCATCTCGTATCCAGCCAGCGTCATTCCGGTATTTATCCAGATTCCACTTGCGGTTTGGATCGGCTATGCTGCTTATAAGAAAAACATGAAAATGCTCATCCCTTCTTTGATAGCGCTTGCAATCATGTATGGGACAGCGGTCATTTCCAGCCAAGTCGACTTTTTGCAAATCGACCTTGTCCGCTATATGGGTGGGGAAGAAGGAGCCGGCCTGTTTGGTCTTGGGGCCATTTCCAGCGCATTCTTCATCTGGATTGTCGTGTTGATGATTTATGTCTACATCGCATCCACTTTGCCGGTTTGGAAACTTCTCCAGCCGCGTGACTTCATCAACTCCCACCAATTGATCGTCGGACTGGCGATTTTGTATCTGGGTCTTTTGTTCACGAATCCAGAAATCACAGCTCCAGCAACCAACCCGGGCGCTGACGTTTCCTGGTTCCCGTTGCTCTTCATCACCATTGCTTGTGGTGCGATTTCCGGTTTCCACGGACTTGTGTCTTCGGGGACTTCATCGAAGCAGTTGGATAAAGAAACAGATGCACGCTTTGTCGGCTATTTGGGAGCTGTCGGTGAAGGGGTGCTCGCGTTAATCTCGATCATTGCCGTTATCACGCTATTCCCTGACCGTGCAGCATTCAGCGCTTCATACAGCAGCTTTGCTGACGCAAGTGGCGCGGGGCTTGGAAACTTCATCGAAGGTGCAACGGTCCTTGCTTCCGGTTTAATGATTCCGGGCTCGGTCGCTTCGACGATCGTTTCGATCATCGTCGTCTCGTTCGCTGCCACGACACTCGATACATCAGTCCGTCTTATGCGTTATATCATTTCTGAGCTCGGTGTCGAATACAAAGTGCCACAACTTGAGAAAAAGCATGTCGCGACGTCGATTGCAGTACTTTCGAGCATGGCGCTTGTCATCTTGCCGGAAGGGCCAAACGGATTCGGTTCCGGCGGCTACTTATTATGGCCGCTGTTTGGGACGTCCAACCAGCTGCTTGCTGGGATCAGCTTGCTATTGATTTCGATCTGGCTGCGCAAGCTCGGCAGAAATTACATGATCACCATTATTCCGATGATATTCTTGATGTTCATGACGTTATGGGCCATGTTCCAGCAAGTGTTCCTGCAATGGGCTTGGTACAACGAAGGGTCGAATACCTTGCTGTTCGTCTTCGGGGCCATCATTTTCGTGTTCACTTTATGGATCATCTTGACTGCTGCACAGGCGCTCATGAGCAAATCAAATCCTGGATTTTCAGACGAAGATTTGAAATAA
- a CDS encoding zinc-binding dehydrogenase yields MKAFVMEAGQYKLKDMPEPQAQKGEVVVKIHDAGVNRRDLGLLKRYGDNPEALIIGSDGAGVVESLGEGVTAFNVGDEVIINPGLRWEQNSDAPPAGFDILGMPDHGTFAEKIAISAEQLEKKPAHLSWEEAAGLALPALTGYRALFTKGQLKKGDTLFIPGAGSGVATFLIQFAKNAGATVIVTSRSEDKLAQAKEIGADIAIPTDSDWVKELEGQTIDLVIDSVGGATFNRSLDVLKKGGRIVIFGATTADNVDFNLRSFFYGQYQLFGSTMGSREELRDMIQHIEQHDTHPVVDRVFSLDEAQEAFDYLAEGKQFGKVVLRASE; encoded by the coding sequence TTGAAAGCATTCGTAATGGAAGCAGGACAATATAAATTAAAAGACATGCCCGAACCGCAAGCACAAAAAGGAGAAGTGGTCGTGAAAATTCATGACGCAGGCGTCAACCGCCGCGACCTTGGCTTGTTGAAGCGCTACGGAGACAACCCGGAAGCACTGATTATCGGATCGGACGGGGCAGGTGTTGTCGAATCACTCGGTGAAGGCGTAACGGCTTTTAATGTGGGTGATGAAGTGATTATCAACCCTGGGCTCCGCTGGGAACAAAACAGCGATGCCCCGCCAGCAGGCTTTGATATTCTCGGCATGCCGGATCACGGGACGTTCGCAGAGAAAATCGCCATTTCCGCAGAGCAGCTCGAGAAAAAACCGGCCCATCTATCGTGGGAAGAAGCAGCTGGTCTCGCTTTACCTGCTTTGACCGGCTACCGCGCGTTGTTCACGAAAGGGCAATTGAAAAAAGGCGATACTTTGTTCATTCCAGGCGCAGGAAGCGGCGTCGCGACATTTTTGATTCAGTTTGCGAAAAACGCTGGTGCGACAGTCATCGTTACCTCAAGAAGTGAAGACAAACTTGCCCAGGCAAAAGAAATTGGCGCGGACATCGCCATTCCGACCGACAGCGATTGGGTCAAGGAACTGGAAGGCCAGACGATTGACCTCGTCATCGACAGCGTCGGCGGGGCTACGTTCAACCGTTCGCTCGACGTATTGAAAAAAGGCGGGCGCATCGTTATTTTCGGTGCCACAACCGCGGATAATGTCGATTTCAATTTGCGCAGCTTTTTCTACGGGCAATATCAATTGTTTGGCTCGACAATGGGCAGCCGCGAGGAATTGCGCGACATGATCCAGCACATCGAACAGCACGATACCCATCCTGTCGTCGACCGTGTCTTCTCTTTGGATGAAGCGCAAGAAGCGTTCGACTATTTGGCGGAAGGCAAGCAATTCGGCAAAGTAGTTTTGCGTGCTTCCGAGTAA
- a CDS encoding acyl-CoA dehydrogenase family protein, which translates to MKAEANVYRGADFLIKAAGPIFTPEQFTDEHKMIAKTAKQFLEKEVHPHNERLEGQDFELVQELFRKAGELGLLAHSIPEAYGGLGLDKISKGLVGESLGPAGGYGVAHSNHTCIATLPITYFGTPKQKQYYLPKLASGEFIGAYCLTEPGAGSDALAAQTTAVLNEKGTHYLLNGSKLYITNAAFSDTFITYAKVDGKAFTAFIVEKKHPGLSLGPEEKKMGIKGSSTRPVIFEDCKVPVENVLGEVGKGHLVALNVLNLGRFNLGSACMGAAKFSLSLALDYTQERKQFNRAISEFSATQEKVAKMAMRIFALESLQYRTAGYLEEALGGLYESQDHGLIAKRMMEYAAECAICKVYGSETLDFVADESLQLFGGYGYIQEYKIEQVYRDSRINRIFEGTNEVNRLLVPGNVLKAAAKGAFDLEAAATQAFEEMQTPEVPYIGTLARETEAVRAMRRVFLSTLGLAAKSYGAEIGEQQEALLKLADLAISLYAAESAVARTQQALEQNEKKAQHKVEMTQIFIDDALLESEMTARQILQGMTEGEELARYTAMATGELSRLQRGGTVAAKRQLAQTIYQAGQYIS; encoded by the coding sequence ATGAAAGCTGAGGCGAATGTATACCGGGGCGCTGATTTCTTGATAAAAGCCGCGGGTCCGATCTTTACACCTGAACAGTTTACCGATGAACATAAAATGATTGCGAAAACAGCGAAGCAGTTTCTGGAGAAAGAAGTGCACCCGCACAACGAGCGGCTGGAAGGGCAGGATTTCGAACTCGTCCAGGAGCTTTTCCGTAAAGCAGGAGAACTGGGCCTTCTCGCGCACAGCATTCCGGAGGCTTACGGCGGGCTCGGGCTCGATAAAATCAGTAAAGGGCTGGTCGGCGAATCGCTCGGCCCTGCAGGCGGATACGGCGTGGCACATTCTAACCATACATGCATCGCGACCTTGCCCATCACATATTTCGGCACGCCAAAACAGAAACAATATTATTTGCCGAAACTTGCAAGCGGCGAGTTTATCGGGGCTTATTGCCTGACGGAACCGGGAGCGGGTTCGGATGCGCTTGCTGCCCAAACGACTGCGGTGCTGAATGAAAAAGGGACGCATTATTTGCTGAATGGTTCAAAGTTATACATCACCAACGCTGCGTTTTCCGATACCTTCATTACCTATGCGAAAGTGGATGGCAAAGCGTTCACGGCATTTATCGTCGAAAAGAAGCATCCTGGCTTATCGCTCGGGCCTGAAGAGAAGAAAATGGGCATCAAAGGATCTTCGACGCGCCCGGTCATTTTCGAAGATTGTAAAGTGCCGGTGGAAAATGTGCTCGGCGAAGTCGGAAAAGGCCATCTCGTGGCATTGAACGTTTTGAATCTCGGCCGCTTTAATTTAGGGTCGGCCTGCATGGGAGCTGCCAAATTCAGTTTATCGTTGGCACTGGACTACACGCAGGAGCGCAAGCAATTTAATCGGGCCATCTCGGAGTTTTCGGCGACGCAAGAAAAAGTGGCGAAGATGGCGATGCGCATATTCGCTTTGGAATCGCTGCAATACCGCACCGCCGGCTATCTCGAAGAAGCGCTTGGCGGATTGTATGAATCACAGGACCACGGATTGATCGCCAAGCGGATGATGGAATATGCCGCAGAATGTGCCATTTGCAAAGTATATGGCTCCGAGACCTTGGATTTCGTCGCGGATGAAAGCCTGCAGTTGTTCGGCGGCTACGGCTATATCCAGGAATACAAAATTGAGCAAGTGTACAGAGATTCGCGCATCAACCGTATTTTCGAAGGCACGAATGAAGTCAACCGGCTGCTCGTCCCAGGGAATGTATTGAAAGCAGCCGCAAAAGGCGCATTCGACCTGGAAGCTGCAGCGACGCAGGCTTTTGAGGAAATGCAGACGCCGGAAGTTCCATATATCGGGACACTTGCCCGCGAAACGGAAGCCGTGCGGGCGATGCGGCGCGTCTTCCTCAGTACGCTCGGGCTTGCCGCAAAATCCTACGGCGCAGAGATCGGGGAACAGCAAGAGGCGCTGCTGAAACTCGCCGACCTTGCGATTAGCTTGTATGCCGCCGAATCAGCCGTCGCGCGGACGCAGCAAGCACTCGAGCAGAATGAAAAAAAAGCTCAGCATAAAGTGGAGATGACTCAAATATTTATCGATGATGCCTTGCTCGAAAGCGAGATGACGGCGCGTCAAATACTCCAAGGCATGACAGAAGGAGAAGAGCTGGCGCGCTATACGGCGATGGCGACCGGCGAACTCAGCCGCCTGCAGCGCGGGGGAACAGTTGCAGCTAAACGCCAATTGGCCCAAACGATTTATCAGGCAGGGCAATATATCAGTTAA
- a CDS encoding cory-CC-star protein produces MPISDKLKQLIDWYEAVLEHPHRTEIARELRSEDDLFLLMLYSEMLGIPNPVYYYTLELYPYMIEEFHDWHLRMGMEKSPLSGIRCC; encoded by the coding sequence ATGCCGATCAGCGACAAACTGAAACAACTAATCGACTGGTATGAGGCTGTCTTGGAACATCCGCACCGAACGGAAATCGCCCGGGAACTCCGCAGTGAAGATGATTTGTTCTTATTGATGCTGTATTCGGAAATGCTCGGCATCCCGAATCCAGTCTATTACTATACGCTCGAGCTTTATCCGTACATGATCGAAGAATTCCACGACTGGCATTTGCGTATGGGCATGGAGAAATCGCCGCTGTCTGGAATCCGCTGCTGCTGA
- a CDS encoding quinone oxidoreductase family protein produces MKVVKFEEYGGPEVLQYIDSEQPKPKEHEVLIEVKAAGVNYADTARREGKYVVPTELPYIPGSEVAGVVVEAGAGVTRFKTGDRVVALIESSGYAEYAAIPEQVLTPVPQGVSFEEAVALPLQGLSAYHILKTMGRLEPGETVLIHAAAGGVGTIAVQLAKLFGAGKIIATASTEEKLFHAEKMGATHLVNYSEDGWVGRIKEITEGKGVDLALEMVGGSVFNDTLKTLAPFGRLVIFGAASGEQATFAPGQLMKRNQSVIGFFLPQIMRKPELFQKSFQELLEYMDSGQLKLTIGGTYPLDQAADVHELLQSRKTIGKLVLKP; encoded by the coding sequence ATGAAAGTGGTGAAATTCGAAGAATATGGTGGTCCGGAAGTGCTCCAATATATCGATTCGGAACAGCCAAAGCCGAAAGAACATGAAGTGCTCATTGAAGTGAAAGCGGCAGGTGTCAATTATGCCGATACGGCAAGACGTGAAGGGAAATATGTGGTGCCGACCGAATTGCCTTATATCCCGGGCTCTGAAGTGGCGGGAGTGGTTGTCGAAGCAGGAGCAGGCGTCACGCGTTTCAAAACGGGCGACCGCGTCGTCGCCTTGATCGAATCGTCGGGTTACGCTGAATATGCGGCGATTCCGGAGCAAGTATTGACGCCGGTGCCGCAAGGCGTCAGTTTTGAAGAAGCCGTCGCATTGCCGCTGCAAGGCTTGAGCGCTTACCATATTTTAAAAACGATGGGCCGTTTGGAACCGGGCGAAACGGTATTGATCCACGCTGCTGCCGGAGGCGTCGGGACGATTGCCGTGCAGCTTGCGAAACTTTTTGGTGCCGGGAAAATCATCGCTACGGCGAGCACGGAAGAAAAACTGTTCCATGCCGAAAAAATGGGCGCCACTCACTTGGTGAATTATAGCGAAGATGGCTGGGTAGGGCGCATCAAAGAAATCACTGAAGGCAAAGGCGTCGATCTGGCGCTTGAAATGGTCGGGGGCAGCGTCTTCAACGATACACTGAAGACCTTGGCGCCGTTCGGGCGATTGGTCATTTTTGGTGCTGCCAGCGGAGAACAGGCAACGTTCGCGCCGGGCCAATTGATGAAGCGCAATCAATCGGTCATTGGGTTTTTCCTGCCGCAGATCATGCGCAAACCGGAATTATTCCAGAAAAGCTTTCAGGAATTGCTCGAATATATGGATAGCGGGCAATTGAAATTGACGATCGGCGGCACGTATCCACTCGACCAAGCAGCTGATGTGCACGAATTGCTGCAAAGCCGCAAAACGATCGGCAAGCTGGTGCTGAAGCCATGA
- a CDS encoding threonine ammonia-lyase yields MANIEEVEQARSRIQNIIHKTPIVHSQSLQEKWGRRVFFKAEHLQKTGSFKIRGAANAVTNAVSNGATLVTAASSGNHGQAVAYVANELGISSVIVVPTDASPAKVAAIKAYGGQIEYCGTTSAERIPHAKSLANQLSGVYIPPYDHRDIIAGQGTVGLEMVEQLPDAEFIVVPVGGGGLISGILTAVKAKRPDILVIGAEPALANDTALSLERGEITAIGPTETIADGLRTSQPGDLTFPIVSELLDGLVLVEEQEIIEAMRDIAARTKQLVEPSGAVAAAAIMSGKAGAPGQTIVAVISGGNVDLPRFAGLLNAAETK; encoded by the coding sequence GTGGCCAATATTGAAGAAGTGGAACAGGCGAGAAGCCGCATTCAAAATATCATCCATAAAACGCCGATTGTGCATTCACAGTCGCTCCAGGAAAAATGGGGGCGCCGCGTGTTCTTTAAAGCCGAGCATTTGCAGAAGACGGGCTCGTTCAAGATTCGCGGGGCGGCGAACGCTGTGACGAATGCAGTATCGAACGGGGCGACGCTCGTAACGGCCGCTTCTTCCGGCAATCACGGACAAGCGGTCGCTTATGTGGCCAACGAGCTCGGCATCTCCTCTGTTATCGTCGTGCCGACGGACGCAAGCCCGGCAAAAGTCGCAGCGATCAAAGCGTATGGCGGACAGATAGAATATTGCGGCACGACTTCAGCGGAGCGGATTCCGCATGCCAAGTCGCTGGCGAACCAACTGAGCGGCGTCTACATTCCTCCGTATGACCATCGTGACATTATCGCAGGACAAGGGACAGTGGGCTTAGAGATGGTCGAGCAACTGCCGGATGCTGAATTCATCGTGGTGCCTGTCGGCGGCGGCGGATTGATTTCCGGCATCTTGACGGCAGTGAAAGCAAAGCGTCCGGATATATTGGTGATCGGCGCAGAGCCAGCGCTTGCGAATGACACGGCCTTATCTTTGGAGCGGGGAGAGATTACAGCGATCGGCCCGACCGAAACGATTGCCGACGGCTTACGGACCTCGCAGCCCGGTGACTTGACGTTCCCGATTGTGAGTGAGCTGCTCGACGGGCTGGTGTTGGTGGAAGAACAGGAAATCATCGAAGCGATGCGCGATATCGCCGCACGCACAAAGCAGCTGGTGGAACCTTCAGGTGCAGTTGCCGCAGCTGCCATCATGTCGGGCAAAGCAGGCGCGCCGGGTCAAACCATCGTTGCGGTGATCTCAGGCGGCAATGTCGACCTCCCGCGTTTCGCCGGATTGCTGAATGCTGCTGAAACCAAATAA
- a CDS encoding MBL fold metallo-hydrolase, which translates to MNDVQQAETKELLDKLGLKLVRHPLPFRLNHVNCFMAKGEGGWTIIDTGLNNDVSRELWEREIGDDKVEKIFLTHYHPDHFGYSGGLQQKTGARLSMSKIDADAGMKSWDDAFLNALPGYYKAVGIPAEAAQEMADNTRAFQLLISPLPKVDHHFEEGEKVRIGRFDYEVLFVPGHSDGMVCFYQREHNALLAADHILPRITPNISYWFHGDPNPLLTYMHSLEKIRELDVEWVIPSHGEAFQGANKRIDELLAHHEERLDATWRMLEQPLTIFEVRERLFDRPLTVHEMRFAVGETLAHLEYLRAAGRCERVMEAERWIYKQT; encoded by the coding sequence ATGAACGACGTCCAACAAGCCGAAACCAAAGAGCTGCTCGACAAACTCGGATTGAAGCTCGTGAGGCATCCCTTGCCGTTTAGGCTAAACCATGTCAATTGTTTCATGGCAAAAGGGGAGGGTGGCTGGACGATTATCGATACCGGATTGAACAACGACGTTTCGAGAGAGTTGTGGGAGCGGGAAATCGGCGATGATAAGGTGGAAAAGATTTTCCTGACCCATTACCATCCCGATCATTTCGGCTATTCTGGCGGCTTGCAACAAAAGACCGGCGCACGGCTGTCGATGAGCAAAATCGATGCGGACGCAGGAATGAAATCGTGGGATGATGCATTTTTGAATGCCTTGCCAGGCTATTACAAGGCGGTGGGCATCCCAGCGGAAGCGGCGCAGGAAATGGCGGACAATACGAGAGCCTTTCAACTGCTCATTTCCCCGCTTCCGAAAGTGGATCATCATTTCGAGGAAGGGGAGAAAGTGCGCATCGGCCGCTTTGACTATGAAGTGCTGTTCGTGCCAGGACATTCAGATGGCATGGTGTGTTTTTATCAACGCGAGCACAATGCGCTGTTGGCGGCGGACCATATTTTGCCGCGTATCACGCCGAATATTTCCTATTGGTTTCACGGCGACCCGAATCCGCTTCTGACGTATATGCATTCTTTGGAGAAGATCCGTGAACTGGATGTGGAATGGGTCATCCCATCGCATGGCGAAGCGTTCCAAGGGGCTAACAAACGAATCGATGAATTACTTGCCCATCACGAGGAACGTTTGGATGCGACTTGGCGGATGCTTGAACAGCCGTTGACGATTTTCGAAGTGCGCGAGCGCCTGTTCGACCGGCCGTTGACGGTCCATGAAATGCGTTTTGCAGTCGGGGAAACTTTGGCCCATCTTGAATATTTACGCGCCGCGGGCCGATGCGAACGGGTGATGGAAGCGGAGCGCTGGATTTATAAACAAACTTAA
- a CDS encoding ArsA family ATPase, translated as MDVLSKSIIFVGGKGGVGKSTSAAAIAWQSAKAGYRTLLVSTDPAHNVGDIFNEQIGGRTKEIADNLYALEIDPEIETENYIKGVKNNIRGTVHTSMMEEVNRQLDTAKASPGADEAALFDKLIHIILEERQHFDKLVFDTAPTGHTIRLLSLPELMGVWIEGLLDKRRKTNENYTALLNDGEPREDPIYDVLRERQERFSKARDILLDAKQTGFVFVLNPERLPILETKKALELLDKYHLHVKTLIINKVLPEQVEGAFFQERKKHETKYMDMIKETFPKQQLLYIPLFSQDIISKQQLEQFSQHFQEGDAV; from the coding sequence ATGGACGTATTATCGAAAAGCATTATTTTTGTCGGAGGCAAAGGCGGTGTCGGTAAATCGACATCCGCTGCAGCCATCGCCTGGCAATCCGCAAAAGCAGGGTACAGGACTTTGCTGGTCTCTACAGACCCGGCGCATAATGTCGGGGACATCTTCAACGAACAAATCGGGGGCCGCACAAAAGAAATCGCCGACAATTTATACGCGCTTGAAATCGATCCGGAAATCGAGACGGAAAATTATATCAAAGGCGTCAAAAACAATATCCGCGGGACGGTCCACACGAGCATGATGGAAGAAGTGAATCGCCAGCTCGACACCGCCAAAGCCTCTCCTGGTGCGGACGAGGCGGCGCTTTTTGACAAACTGATCCACATCATCCTCGAGGAGCGCCAGCATTTCGATAAGCTGGTATTCGACACGGCGCCTACCGGGCACACAATCCGCCTATTGTCGCTGCCGGAATTGATGGGCGTATGGATTGAAGGATTGCTCGATAAGCGCCGCAAGACCAATGAGAATTATACAGCGCTGTTGAATGACGGCGAACCACGCGAAGACCCGATTTACGACGTCTTGCGTGAACGCCAGGAACGCTTTTCGAAAGCGCGCGATATTTTACTCGACGCTAAGCAAACCGGTTTCGTTTTCGTCTTGAATCCGGAGCGCCTGCCGATTTTAGAGACGAAAAAAGCGTTGGAGCTCTTGGATAAATACCATCTCCACGTGAAAACCTTGATCATCAATAAAGTGCTCCCGGAACAAGTAGAAGGCGCGTTTTTCCAGGAACGCAAAAAGCACGAAACGAAGTACATGGATATGATCAAAGAAACATTCCCCAAACAGCAGCTATTGTATATTCCGCTGTTTTCGCAAGACATCATCAGCAAGCAACAGCTTGAACAATTCAGCCAACATTTTCAGGAGGGTGACGCAGTTTGA
- a CDS encoding DUF4870 domain-containing protein: MENTGMKILVHASAFFAPFLVPVIVFILSSDQEVKKLSIQALLFQLVMSALIFASSLLTVILIGFPLLLLFGAIAIIVPIIAIVKALNNEPYNYPVVGSWYQ, from the coding sequence ATGGAGAACACAGGAATGAAAATACTTGTCCACGCCAGTGCATTTTTCGCCCCTTTTCTTGTCCCGGTGATCGTATTTATTCTGTCGTCTGACCAGGAAGTGAAGAAACTGTCGATCCAAGCTTTATTATTCCAATTGGTCATGAGTGCGCTGATTTTCGCATCGAGCTTGCTGACCGTGATATTGATCGGATTCCCGCTCTTGCTGTTGTTCGGCGCCATCGCGATCATCGTGCCGATTATTGCGATCGTCAAAGCCTTGAACAACGAGCCATACAATTATCCGGTCGTCGGTTCATGGTACCAATAA
- a CDS encoding ketopantoate reductase family protein, with amino-acid sequence MRILMVGAGGIGGYFGARLLEKGEDVTFLVREGRKKKIEEEGLRVNSRHGDLHLQPALLTKTMQAEPFDIILLSTKAYQLEQAIEDIRPFVGEQTMILPLLNGIAHVEQLVSAFGEDAVIGGLCFIETTIGEDGSIVQTSPIHQLVYGERGGKRTSRIAKLKAHFDGTKAEFVLSEDIDQDMWHKYMFITAMSGITSLMESPIGPIRKLPSGQSAIRSLLEELEAVMTAIDAPIKKGIADIQLDKVNSMDDSMKSSMQRDMEKNQGIEADHLQGHLIEKAQQEGVSVPVLETVYTKLKLYEENNDRKK; translated from the coding sequence ATGAGAATATTGATGGTAGGAGCAGGCGGCATCGGAGGTTATTTCGGTGCGCGTTTGTTGGAAAAAGGAGAAGACGTAACATTTCTAGTTAGGGAAGGGCGCAAGAAAAAGATTGAAGAGGAAGGCTTACGCGTCAACAGCCGGCACGGAGATTTGCATCTCCAGCCGGCTCTTTTGACGAAAACGATGCAAGCCGAGCCGTTCGATATTATTCTTCTCTCGACAAAAGCTTATCAGCTGGAACAAGCCATCGAAGATATCCGTCCTTTCGTCGGTGAACAGACGATGATCTTGCCGCTATTGAACGGCATTGCACATGTCGAACAGCTGGTCTCTGCATTCGGGGAGGACGCGGTGATCGGGGGCTTGTGTTTTATCGAGACAACCATCGGCGAAGACGGTTCGATTGTCCAGACGAGCCCGATCCATCAATTGGTTTACGGGGAACGGGGCGGAAAGCGGACGAGCCGCATCGCCAAATTGAAAGCACATTTCGATGGGACGAAAGCGGAATTTGTGTTGAGTGAGGACATCGATCAGGACATGTGGCATAAATATATGTTCATCACGGCGATGTCCGGCATCACCTCGCTTATGGAATCGCCCATCGGCCCGATCCGCAAGCTGCCGTCCGGCCAATCCGCCATCCGATCGCTGCTCGAAGAACTCGAAGCGGTCATGACGGCAATCGACGCGCCAATCAAAAAAGGGATCGCCGATATCCAGCTCGACAAAGTGAACAGCATGGACGATAGCATGAAATCATCGATGCAGCGCGATATGGAAAAAAACCAAGGCATCGAAGCCGACCATCTCCAAGGGCATCTCATTGAAAAAGCCCAGCAAGAAGGCGTTTCAGTCCCTGTGCTCGAGACCGTTTATACGAAGCTGAAACTGTATGAAGAAAATAACGATAGAAAGAAATAA